A genomic stretch from Pararhizobium sp. IMCC21322 includes:
- the polA gene encoding DNA polymerase I yields the protein MKPGDHLMLVDGSAYIFRAYHALPPLTRKSDGLPVGAVAGFCNMLWKLLAVAEDTSLGEKPTHFAVIFDASSKTFRNEIFGEYKANRSETPEDLIPQFAVIRDATRAFNVASIEKDGFEADDLIATYARQAEEMGAHVTIVSSDKDLMQLVTEKIIMFDQMKDKIIRTAEVIEKFGVGPEKMIDLQALAGDSTDNVPGVPGIGAKTAAQLLLEYGDLETLLGRAGEIKQNKRRENLIEFADQARLSKRLVELEQNVPVDATLDDMAVEGVDGPKLVAFLKGMEFTTLTKRVAEATETVAETIDATKVSVDHWEGNGALDAASTRSDAENSPTAMTEALKASAFGQKIDHDLYERITDLDTLSAWCDAARDQGFVSFDTETTSLDAMQADLVGVSLALAPGKAAYIPLQHKSGVDDLLGGGMVEGQIPLRDAVSVLKPLLEDPAVLKIAQNLKYDALLLSRYDMNVVSFDDTMLLSYALDTGRGGHGMDELSQRWLDHTPIPFKQVAGSGKNMITFDQVPLEAATAYAAEDADVTLRLWQVLKPRLAADGMTRVYESLERPMVPMLMRMEKRGISVDRQMLSRLSGEFAQGMAGLEAEITELAGERFNIGSPKQLGDILFGKMSLPGGKKTKTGAWSTSASVLEELAAEGHELPRKIVDWRQLSKLKSTYTDALPGFINPDTKRVHTSYSLASTTTGRLSSSDPNLQNIPVRTESGRKIRQAFVAEAGNKLISADYSQIELRVLAHIADIPQLKQAFADGLDIHAMTASEMFGVPIEGMDPMVRRQAKAINFGIIYGISAFGLANQLSISRSDAKSYIDTYFERFPGIRTYMEDTKAFARTHGYVQTIFGRRAHYPEINSKNPNMRAFNERAAINAPIQGSAADIIRRAMVRMEEALTKSTLSAQMLLQVHDELIFEVPENEVDATIPVVRDIMEQACLPLIDLSVPLQVDARAADNWDEAH from the coding sequence ATGAAACCCGGCGATCATCTTATGCTCGTGGATGGCTCGGCCTATATCTTCCGCGCCTATCACGCCTTGCCTCCCCTCACCCGCAAATCCGATGGCCTGCCCGTTGGGGCCGTGGCCGGGTTCTGCAACATGTTGTGGAAACTTCTGGCGGTGGCCGAAGATACCTCACTTGGTGAGAAGCCAACCCATTTTGCGGTGATTTTTGATGCCAGCAGCAAGACCTTCCGCAATGAGATCTTCGGTGAATACAAAGCCAACCGCAGTGAAACTCCGGAAGATCTGATTCCGCAATTTGCTGTCATCCGCGATGCCACACGCGCCTTCAATGTCGCCAGCATCGAAAAGGACGGATTTGAAGCAGATGATCTGATTGCCACCTATGCCCGTCAGGCAGAAGAAATGGGGGCCCATGTCACAATCGTCTCGTCAGACAAGGATCTGATGCAACTGGTCACCGAAAAGATTATCATGTTTGACCAGATGAAAGACAAGATCATCCGCACTGCGGAAGTGATTGAAAAATTCGGTGTCGGGCCGGAAAAGATGATCGATCTTCAGGCTCTGGCCGGTGACAGCACCGACAATGTGCCGGGAGTGCCAGGCATTGGAGCCAAAACGGCTGCGCAATTGCTGTTGGAGTACGGCGACCTTGAAACGCTTTTGGGGCGTGCTGGAGAAATCAAGCAGAACAAGCGCCGGGAAAACCTCATCGAATTTGCCGATCAGGCCAGACTGTCGAAACGTCTGGTGGAACTGGAACAGAATGTTCCGGTGGATGCAACGCTGGATGATATGGCCGTTGAAGGCGTCGACGGTCCCAAGCTGGTGGCTTTCCTGAAAGGCATGGAATTCACAACCCTGACGAAGCGGGTTGCAGAGGCCACTGAAACCGTAGCCGAAACAATCGACGCCACCAAGGTCTCTGTCGATCATTGGGAAGGGAATGGCGCGCTTGATGCGGCTTCGACCAGGAGCGATGCAGAGAACTCTCCAACTGCGATGACCGAAGCGCTGAAGGCTTCGGCTTTCGGGCAAAAGATTGACCATGATCTTTATGAACGCATCACTGATCTGGACACATTGTCCGCCTGGTGTGATGCGGCGCGAGATCAGGGCTTTGTCAGTTTCGACACGGAAACCACATCTCTGGATGCGATGCAGGCTGATCTGGTTGGGGTCTCGCTGGCGCTGGCGCCCGGCAAGGCTGCCTATATACCGCTTCAACACAAAAGCGGTGTGGATGATCTGTTAGGCGGCGGCATGGTTGAGGGGCAAATTCCCCTGCGTGATGCTGTGTCGGTTCTGAAACCACTGCTGGAAGATCCCGCAGTGCTGAAAATTGCTCAAAATCTAAAATATGACGCTCTGCTGCTGTCACGCTACGATATGAATGTGGTGAGTTTCGACGACACGATGCTGCTGTCCTATGCGCTTGATACCGGGCGCGGCGGGCATGGCATGGATGAACTGTCGCAGCGCTGGCTGGATCACACGCCCATTCCATTCAAGCAGGTTGCAGGTTCCGGCAAGAACATGATCACCTTTGATCAGGTGCCACTGGAAGCCGCCACCGCCTATGCTGCAGAGGATGCCGATGTGACATTGCGCCTCTGGCAGGTTTTGAAACCGCGCCTTGCCGCCGATGGCATGACCCGGGTTTATGAAAGCCTGGAACGCCCCATGGTGCCAATGCTGATGCGCATGGAGAAGCGCGGCATATCGGTGGACCGACAAATGCTGTCGCGCCTGTCCGGAGAATTTGCGCAAGGCATGGCGGGCCTTGAGGCCGAGATTACAGAGCTTGCCGGAGAGCGGTTCAATATTGGCTCGCCCAAACAATTGGGCGATATTCTGTTTGGCAAAATGAGCCTGCCCGGCGGCAAGAAAACCAAAACCGGCGCGTGGTCCACATCGGCCTCAGTGCTGGAAGAACTGGCTGCAGAAGGCCATGAACTGCCCCGCAAAATCGTTGACTGGCGTCAGCTTTCCAAGCTGAAATCCACCTATACGGATGCCCTGCCCGGCTTCATCAATCCCGATACAAAACGTGTTCACACATCCTACTCGCTCGCATCGACCACCACCGGGCGGCTGTCATCTTCTGATCCCAATTTGCAAAACATTCCGGTCCGTACCGAATCCGGACGCAAAATTCGGCAAGCTTTTGTGGCTGAAGCCGGCAACAAGCTGATTTCGGCGGATTACAGCCAGATTGAATTGCGGGTGCTGGCCCATATCGCCGACATTCCACAATTGAAGCAGGCGTTTGCGGATGGTCTGGACATTCACGCCATGACCGCCAGTGAAATGTTCGGCGTGCCGATTGAGGGTATGGACCCGATGGTGCGCCGTCAGGCCAAAGCGATCAATTTCGGCATTATCTATGGCATTTCGGCCTTTGGTCTGGCCAATCAGTTGAGCATTTCGCGGTCTGATGCCAAGAGCTATATCGACACCTATTTCGAGCGTTTTCCAGGCATTCGCACCTATATGGAAGACACCAAGGCTTTTGCCCGCACGCACGGTTATGTTCAGACCATTTTCGGGCGACGGGCGCATTATCCGGAGATCAACTCAAAAAACCCGAATATGCGCGCTTTCAATGAACGCGCCGCCATCAACGCACCCATACAGGGATCGGCAGCCGATATTATCCGCCGCGCCATGGTGCGTATGGAAGAGGCGCTGACGAAGTCAACCTTATCAGCGCAGATGCTGCTGCAAGTGCATGATGAACTGATATTTGAAGTTCCCGAAAATGAAGTGGATGCAACCATTCCGGTGGTCAGGGACATTATGGAACAGGCCTGCCTGCCTCTGATTGATCTGTCAGTGCCGCTGCAGGTGGACGCGCGCGCTGCCGATAATTGGGATGAAGCCCATTAA
- a CDS encoding acyltransferase family protein, whose protein sequence is MAQQRVDWVDAAKGICIIFVVMMHSTLGVEKAAGETSWMHLVVAFAAPFRMPDFFLISGLFLALVLDRNWRKYFDLKVIHFFYFYALWVTIQFLFKAPGLASEYGIGGTVLLYLKSYIEPFGTLWFIYILPIFFVVTKTAHDLHIPVWMTGIVAALLHLTGLHTGWLLVDEFASRYVFFFAGFALAPLIFRIAEWVRHDLPKAAAFLLVWALVNGGLVWAGVAGTPVFSLPLGFAGAVALICVASILVQSRFSGPIAWLGAHSIVIYLAFFLPMAISRIILLKTGLIPDLGTVSVLVTLSGVLAPAVFYLILQRLNIGLFLFERPSWARMSHTSPSQNRKVAIEPGE, encoded by the coding sequence ATGGCACAACAACGTGTGGATTGGGTGGATGCTGCCAAAGGCATCTGCATTATTTTCGTGGTCATGATGCATTCAACGCTGGGGGTGGAAAAAGCCGCCGGCGAGACAAGCTGGATGCATCTGGTTGTTGCGTTTGCCGCACCATTCCGCATGCCGGATTTCTTCCTGATTTCCGGGCTGTTTCTGGCGCTGGTGCTGGATCGCAACTGGCGGAAATATTTCGATCTCAAAGTTATTCACTTCTTCTATTTTTATGCCCTGTGGGTCACGATCCAGTTTCTGTTCAAAGCGCCTGGACTGGCCTCTGAATACGGGATTGGCGGCACGGTTCTGCTGTATCTGAAAAGCTATATCGAGCCCTTCGGAACCCTGTGGTTCATCTATATTCTGCCGATCTTCTTTGTTGTAACCAAAACTGCCCATGATTTGCACATTCCGGTCTGGATGACGGGCATTGTGGCCGCGCTGTTGCATTTAACCGGGCTTCACACCGGCTGGTTGCTGGTGGATGAGTTTGCCTCCCGTTATGTCTTCTTCTTTGCAGGCTTTGCGCTGGCTCCTTTGATCTTCCGCATTGCCGAATGGGTGCGACATGATCTGCCCAAGGCAGCGGCCTTCCTTCTGGTCTGGGCGCTGGTCAATGGCGGGCTTGTTTGGGCCGGTGTTGCCGGTACGCCCGTCTTCTCGCTGCCGCTGGGGTTTGCTGGTGCCGTTGCGCTGATCTGTGTTGCATCAATACTGGTACAGAGCCGCTTCTCCGGGCCGATTGCCTGGCTCGGGGCACACTCTATCGTGATTTACCTGGCGTTTTTCCTGCCAATGGCGATCTCGCGGATCATTTTGCTGAAAACGGGCCTCATTCCCGATCTTGGGACCGTATCTGTGCTTGTCACCCTGTCAGGTGTTTTGGCACCGGCCGTTTTCTATCTCATTCTGCAGCGGCTGAATATCGGGCTGTTCCTGTTTGAAAGACCTTCATGGGCGCGGATGTCACACACATCGCCGTCCCAGAACCGCAAGGTCGCGATAGAACCGGGCGAATAA
- a CDS encoding transglycosylase domain-containing protein translates to MSGPRQQNRKEPVFGTAPARGTAQPRTRAARPEARSGAVKRGGGGGPKPPQRGRKHPSKERRPKKKRGFFGFLFYWSFVLMLWGAIGLGGLAIYFSSELPDFAELKIPGRSPNVQLLARDGSLIANRGETGGETVRLEQLPPYLPQAVMAIEDRRFYSHFGVDVPGIARAMVANFQAGRVVQGGSSITQQLAKNLYLGPERDWRRKLKEVPIAIWLEYKFSKDEIMEMYLNRVYLGGGATGVDAAARTYYQKSARYLTLAESAVIAGLLKAPSRLAPNRNPEAAQARAKLVLAAMEDVGYISSSEREFAIANPASATSRHLAGAENYVADWLYDRVKGFLGTIDEDVVVQTTIDGRLQKLAEGALREGLDRDGGTYGVTQGAIVSIDPTGAVRALVGGRDYGESQFNRAADARRQPGSSFKPFVYLAAMELGLTPDTVRIDGPVQINGWEPQNYNKKYRGPVTLEQALSLSLNTVAARLGDEVGIDAVAEVANRLGINSDLQRIPSLSLGTSETTPLEMTSAYVPFANGGYSVIEHAIKRISTASGEVLYERQPSGNLPVIAPFTLGLMNSMMQTTLVSGTATKARLDDRPAGGKTGTSQDFRDAWFIGYTANLVTGIWLGNDDNSPTKRASGGNLPAIIWHDFMQPAHEGIPASPLIGASESREILAQTEATELQPFARSSDQIAAQPQRRRTEERGFLQRLFGGG, encoded by the coding sequence ATGAGTGGCCCCAGACAGCAGAACAGAAAAGAACCCGTATTTGGCACCGCGCCAGCGCGCGGGACAGCACAGCCGCGCACACGCGCTGCGCGACCTGAAGCACGGTCTGGCGCGGTAAAGCGGGGCGGTGGTGGCGGTCCAAAGCCACCTCAGCGCGGCAGGAAACATCCTTCAAAAGAGCGTCGCCCGAAGAAGAAGCGTGGTTTTTTCGGGTTTCTGTTTTACTGGAGCTTTGTGCTCATGCTTTGGGGCGCTATCGGCCTTGGTGGCCTGGCGATTTATTTTTCCTCGGAGCTTCCTGATTTTGCCGAACTGAAAATCCCGGGTCGCTCACCTAATGTGCAGCTTCTGGCCCGCGATGGATCCTTGATTGCCAATCGCGGCGAAACCGGGGGCGAAACGGTTCGACTGGAGCAATTGCCGCCTTATCTTCCGCAAGCGGTCATGGCCATTGAGGATCGCCGCTTTTACAGCCATTTTGGCGTTGATGTTCCCGGTATCGCACGTGCCATGGTTGCCAATTTCCAGGCCGGACGTGTGGTGCAGGGTGGCTCGTCTATTACCCAGCAGCTTGCCAAGAACCTTTACCTTGGTCCTGAGCGGGACTGGCGCCGCAAGTTGAAAGAAGTGCCGATTGCCATCTGGCTTGAGTACAAATTCTCCAAAGATGAAATCATGGAGATGTATCTCAACCGTGTCTATCTTGGCGGTGGTGCGACAGGCGTTGATGCAGCGGCGCGCACCTACTACCAGAAATCGGCCCGCTATCTGACATTGGCTGAATCCGCCGTGATTGCAGGCCTGTTGAAAGCGCCATCACGTCTGGCACCCAATCGCAATCCGGAAGCGGCACAGGCACGCGCCAAACTGGTTTTGGCTGCCATGGAGGATGTTGGATATATCTCCAGTTCCGAACGCGAATTTGCCATTGCAAATCCGGCCTCCGCCACAAGCCGTCATTTGGCGGGTGCTGAGAACTATGTAGCCGACTGGCTGTATGATCGGGTGAAGGGGTTCCTGGGCACGATTGATGAAGATGTGGTGGTTCAAACCACCATTGACGGTCGTCTGCAGAAACTTGCCGAAGGCGCGCTGCGTGAGGGTCTGGACCGCGATGGCGGGACCTACGGTGTTACCCAGGGCGCAATCGTATCGATTGATCCAACCGGTGCTGTCCGTGCCCTGGTTGGCGGACGTGATTATGGCGAAAGTCAGTTCAACCGCGCAGCCGATGCACGCCGTCAACCCGGCTCATCCTTCAAACCCTTTGTCTATCTGGCAGCTATGGAACTGGGCCTGACACCGGATACCGTTCGCATTGATGGTCCGGTTCAGATCAATGGCTGGGAACCACAGAACTACAACAAGAAATATCGTGGTCCGGTGACACTGGAACAGGCGCTGTCCCTGTCGTTGAACACGGTTGCCGCGCGTCTTGGTGACGAGGTCGGCATTGATGCGGTTGCAGAAGTTGCCAACCGTTTGGGCATCAACAGCGATTTGCAGCGCATTCCCAGCCTGTCTCTTGGAACCAGCGAAACAACACCGCTGGAAATGACATCGGCCTATGTGCCCTTTGCCAATGGCGGATACAGTGTTATCGAGCACGCCATCAAGCGGATATCAACAGCCAGTGGCGAAGTGCTTTATGAACGCCAACCCAGTGGTAATCTGCCGGTTATTGCACCCTTCACATTGGGGTTGATGAACAGCATGATGCAGACAACTCTGGTCTCCGGTACAGCCACCAAGGCACGGCTGGATGATCGGCCTGCGGGCGGTAAAACCGGAACCAGTCAGGACTTCCGGGATGCCTGGTTTATCGGCTACACCGCCAATCTGGTAACCGGCATCTGGCTCGGCAATGATGATAACAGCCCCACCAAGCGGGCCTCCGGAGGCAATCTGCCTGCAATTATCTGGCATGATTTCATGCAGCCTGCCCATGAGGGCATTCCGGCATCGCCACTTATCGGCGCCTCTGAATCCCGTGAAATTCTGGCCCAGACCGAAGCAACTGAGTTGCAGCCTTTTGCCAGATCATCAGATCAGATTGCAGCTCAACCGCAACGGCGCCGCACTGAAGAACGCGGGTTTCTACAGCGTCTTTTTGGTGGCGGATAG
- the secB gene encoding protein-export chaperone SecB, which yields MSDTSSSDQAPSDQDAPSANGDGAAKPPQINIVAQYIKDFSFENPKAPDSLRPREGGPNISINVNVNATPLSENDFEVDLKLESKATHEDDILFNIELDYAGIFRLANVPKEHLHPLIMIECPRLLFPFARQIVASATRDGGFPPLLIDPVDFAALYRQRLEQIQAKQQAEGQPN from the coding sequence ATGAGCGATACTTCTTCATCAGATCAGGCCCCATCTGACCAGGACGCACCGTCCGCGAATGGCGATGGAGCCGCAAAGCCGCCGCAAATCAATATCGTTGCGCAATACATCAAGGATTTTTCGTTTGAAAATCCAAAAGCACCGGATTCCCTGCGCCCGCGTGAAGGTGGACCGAACATTTCCATCAACGTCAATGTGAATGCGACACCGCTGTCGGAAAATGATTTTGAAGTTGATCTGAAGCTGGAGTCAAAGGCGACTCATGAAGATGATATCCTGTTCAATATTGAACTGGACTATGCTGGTATCTTCCGGCTTGCCAATGTTCCCAAAGAGCATCTGCATCCGCTGATCATGATCGAATGCCCGCGTTTGCTGTTCCCGTTTGCACGCCAGATTGTGGCCTCTGCCACACGCGATGGCGGCTTCCCGCCACTGTTGATCGATCCGGTGGATTTTGCCGCCCTTTACCGCCAGCGTCTGGAACAGATTCAGGCCAAGCAGCAGGCCGAAGGTCAGCCGAACTAA
- a CDS encoding FxsA family protein — MRFSLIPFVLLIVPLMEIAAFVLIGGQIGVWATLAMVVVTAIIGSFLLRWQGVSLLRRIQGEMAAKRLPAKDLVRGAMLVIAGILLLTPGFVTDTIGFLLFVPPIQDTVWNFLKSKVNLVGPGMPGGPNGATTPNAGGSSHSSQGQNRSAQNPSSSQSKTGQTVVDLDPDDYRDNNPESPWADGRNGDDKV, encoded by the coding sequence ATGCGCTTTTCCCTAATTCCCTTTGTGCTGCTTATCGTGCCGTTGATGGAAATTGCCGCCTTCGTTCTGATTGGAGGCCAGATCGGCGTTTGGGCAACTTTGGCCATGGTGGTTGTGACCGCCATTATCGGCTCCTTCCTGTTGCGCTGGCAGGGTGTTTCACTGCTGCGCCGCATACAAGGTGAAATGGCAGCAAAACGTCTACCGGCCAAAGATCTGGTGCGTGGGGCAATGCTGGTTATCGCCGGTATCCTGCTGCTGACACCTGGCTTTGTGACCGACACGATTGGATTTCTGCTTTTTGTTCCGCCGATTCAAGACACTGTCTGGAACTTTCTGAAATCCAAGGTTAATTTGGTCGGCCCCGGCATGCCGGGCGGCCCGAATGGCGCAACGACGCCGAATGCAGGAGGTTCTTCGCATAGCTCGCAGGGCCAAAATAGGAGTGCCCAGAACCCATCTTCCAGCCAATCAAAAACCGGCCAGACTGTCGTCGATCTGGACCCCGATGATTATCGGGACAACAATCCGGAGAGCCCTTGGGCAGATGGGCGCAATGGAGACGACAAAGTCTGA
- a CDS encoding Tim44/TimA family putative adaptor protein — protein MQFFDFYTLVFIAIAVFFFLRLRGVLGKRTGHERRPYDPYAEKPKTGQKSSNDNVINLPKRDDGSDGEPVDGQDEDEDVDPKKLALKNLVAPIVARDPDFDAKEFVTGARVAYEMIVTAYAAGNRDQLKPLLSEEVYAGFDEAIAERESRSENVDFTFVGIEKANIVDAHGDNSELRVTVRFVSELISATRNQDGDIIDGSASKVTEVTDIWTFARDPRDGDPNWRLVATEAAD, from the coding sequence ATGCAATTTTTCGATTTCTACACTCTTGTTTTTATCGCAATCGCGGTATTTTTCTTCCTTCGCCTTCGCGGCGTTTTGGGAAAACGGACGGGTCATGAACGACGTCCGTATGATCCCTATGCGGAGAAACCCAAAACGGGCCAAAAATCATCCAATGACAATGTCATCAATCTGCCCAAGCGTGATGATGGTTCAGATGGTGAACCTGTTGACGGGCAGGATGAGGACGAAGATGTCGATCCAAAGAAACTGGCCCTCAAAAATCTTGTCGCGCCCATCGTGGCGCGCGATCCGGACTTTGATGCAAAGGAATTTGTGACAGGTGCCCGTGTTGCTTACGAGATGATTGTAACCGCTTATGCTGCCGGGAATCGCGACCAGTTGAAACCACTTCTGTCAGAAGAGGTTTATGCCGGATTTGACGAAGCAATCGCCGAGCGCGAAAGCCGGTCAGAAAACGTGGATTTCACATTTGTCGGTATCGAGAAAGCCAACATCGTGGATGCTCATGGTGACAATTCCGAATTGCGTGTCACTGTGCGCTTTGTCAGCGAATTGATTTCGGCCACCCGCAATCAGGATGGGGATATTATTGACGGGAGCGCCAGCAAGGTGACCGAAGTCACAGATATCTGGACGTTTGCGCGCGATCCACGCGACGGTGATCCGAACTGGCGTCTGGTGGCTACGGAAGCCGCAGACTGA
- a CDS encoding murein transglycosylase A, with protein sequence MQTALQALSYIDLPGWADDDHLAAFHCFLNSADIFEGVDGPKTRALGIDGPALGCVFAKARRQAAQIQDSAAAKAFFETHFTPIMFASDTPFAEYPGLLTAYFEPVVEGSLTRSEAFPIPLLRRPADLVETKTFAPEDIPEDLPEGLRFAKKTAQGLVPYFDRSEIEGRVFSDGALAGQGLEMVWLANHVDVFFIHIQGSASIHLQQGGTLRVSYDGKSGHDYTAIGKVLKDMGELAPGNIMMQTIKTWLLENPDRQLEILHQNRSFIFFQEEKNLQPDLGPRATAGVQLTQGRSLAVDRVLHTFHTPIFVSYSRDGAIDNRLMIAQDTGSAIVGPHRGDYFAGSGSGAGETAGGFAASCRFVVLMPRAQDLPT encoded by the coding sequence ATGCAAACGGCCCTTCAGGCTCTGAGCTATATTGATCTGCCCGGCTGGGCTGACGATGATCACTTGGCAGCGTTTCACTGTTTTCTGAACAGCGCTGACATTTTTGAAGGTGTGGACGGCCCCAAGACCCGAGCTCTTGGCATTGATGGCCCGGCATTGGGCTGTGTATTCGCAAAGGCGCGCAGGCAAGCTGCCCAAATACAGGATTCTGCAGCCGCAAAAGCGTTTTTCGAAACTCATTTTACGCCGATTATGTTTGCCTCTGATACGCCATTTGCGGAATATCCGGGCCTGTTGACCGCCTATTTTGAACCGGTCGTGGAAGGCTCTCTCACCCGCTCCGAAGCCTTTCCCATTCCCCTGTTACGACGACCTGCTGATCTGGTTGAAACCAAGACGTTCGCACCGGAAGACATACCCGAAGACTTGCCGGAAGGTTTGCGTTTTGCAAAAAAGACAGCGCAGGGACTGGTGCCTTACTTCGATCGCAGTGAAATTGAAGGCCGTGTTTTTTCAGACGGTGCGCTGGCCGGGCAGGGGCTGGAAATGGTCTGGCTGGCCAACCATGTTGACGTTTTCTTTATCCATATTCAGGGTTCTGCCTCTATCCACTTGCAGCAGGGCGGAACATTGCGGGTCAGCTATGATGGCAAATCCGGCCATGACTACACGGCCATTGGCAAAGTGTTGAAGGACATGGGGGAGTTGGCACCGGGTAACATCATGATGCAGACCATCAAAACCTGGCTTTTGGAAAACCCGGACCGGCAATTGGAAATTTTGCACCAGAACCGGTCTTTCATCTTTTTTCAGGAAGAAAAGAATCTTCAACCGGATTTGGGCCCGCGGGCAACGGCTGGCGTGCAACTGACGCAGGGCCGCTCGCTGGCTGTTGACCGCGTATTGCACACATTTCACACGCCGATCTTTGTCAGTTACAGCCGGGATGGCGCCATAGATAATCGCCTGATGATCGCGCAGGATACCGGTTCCGCTATTGTCGGCCCACATCGTGGTGACTATTTTGCGGGCAGCGGATCGGGTGCCGGTGAGACCGCTGGTGGCTTTGCTGCGTCCTGTCGATTTGTTGTCTTGATGCCGCGCGCGCAGGACTTGCCAACATGA
- a CDS encoding Smr/MutS family protein, whose amino-acid sequence MKRRKSRELSPEERRLWNRVTESVMPARPESHYKKIASEPKSKKGDEAPKPAKSVARRIVLPAYHPPVSTPKRPQPLLLSPLDNKSRRRLKRGQDALDATLDLHGMTQAAAHNRLIQFLHQAHAGGARYVLVITGKGKAANPDTGERGILRRMVPAWLSGPDLGSLVASYDEAATPHGGSGALYVRLRRKRQGLQRQ is encoded by the coding sequence ATGAAGCGGCGCAAGTCACGAGAATTATCGCCCGAAGAACGCAGACTTTGGAACCGTGTGACCGAAAGCGTCATGCCTGCGCGTCCAGAGTCACATTACAAGAAAATCGCCAGTGAACCTAAGTCAAAAAAGGGCGATGAAGCGCCAAAGCCGGCCAAGTCTGTTGCGCGCCGCATCGTGCTACCCGCCTATCATCCCCCCGTCTCCACACCGAAACGGCCACAGCCATTATTGCTGTCCCCACTGGACAACAAAAGCAGGCGACGGCTGAAACGCGGTCAGGATGCGCTTGACGCAACGCTGGATCTGCATGGCATGACGCAGGCTGCAGCCCATAACAGGCTCATCCAGTTTCTGCATCAGGCTCATGCAGGTGGTGCGCGCTACGTGCTTGTCATTACAGGAAAGGGCAAGGCTGCGAACCCGGACACAGGCGAACGGGGCATTTTGCGCCGCATGGTACCGGCCTGGCTGTCCGGCCCTGACCTTGGATCATTGGTTGCCAGTTATGATGAAGCCGCCACACCCCATGGCGGTTCCGGTGCATTATATGTCAGACTGCGGCGCAAGCGGCAGGGACTTCAAAGACAATGA
- a CDS encoding helix-turn-helix domain-containing protein yields the protein MTPLGKRLRELRSQKSVTLKHMADELGVSSAYLSALEHGHRGTPGWLMLQRIIAYFNLIWDDAEDLVALARSSDPRVTVDTSGLSPEATRLANLLAANIADLPPEALKRLIEALEAELREAAIKQE from the coding sequence ATGACACCACTTGGCAAACGATTGCGGGAATTGCGGTCGCAAAAGAGTGTGACGTTAAAACATATGGCCGATGAACTGGGCGTATCATCAGCCTATCTTTCGGCATTGGAGCACGGCCATCGTGGCACGCCGGGCTGGTTGATGCTGCAGCGTATCATCGCCTATTTCAATCTCATCTGGGATGACGCGGAAGATCTGGTGGCATTGGCCCGCAGTTCCGACCCGCGTGTGACGGTGGACACATCCGGCCTCAGTCCCGAAGCAACGAGACTTGCAAATCTGCTGGCTGCAAACATTGCCGATCTGCCACCGGAGGCCCTGAAACGGCTGATTGAGGCTCTTGAAGCTGAACTGCGTGAGGCTGCGATCAAGCAAGAGTGA
- a CDS encoding CDP-alcohol phosphatidyltransferase family protein — MLDSQMRKLIDPPLNRIGIWLASKNITANGVTITGFAIGLLAALAIAFQFYLLGLVLLLLSRLADGLDGAVARASAPSDLGGFLDITLDFFFYGAIPLAFAIANPEANALAAAVLLTGFYATGSSFLAFAIMAEKRKITTTSQGIKSLYYIGGLAEGTETIAIFVAFCLFPGWFAWIAYAFAAICFVTAANRVVIGWISLKSD; from the coding sequence ATGCTTGACAGCCAAATGCGTAAACTGATCGATCCACCTCTGAACCGCATCGGGATCTGGCTGGCATCGAAAAACATCACCGCCAACGGGGTCACAATAACCGGCTTTGCAATTGGTCTGCTGGCCGCGCTGGCAATTGCCTTTCAATTCTATCTGCTGGGTCTGGTTTTGTTGTTGCTCAGCCGCCTTGCAGACGGGTTGGACGGGGCGGTGGCCCGCGCCAGCGCGCCCAGTGATCTGGGCGGTTTTCTGGACATAACGCTCGATTTCTTTTTCTACGGGGCCATTCCATTGGCCTTCGCAATTGCGAATCCTGAGGCAAATGCTCTGGCCGCTGCCGTTCTGCTGACCGGCTTCTATGCCACCGGCTCCAGCTTCCTGGCCTTCGCCATCATGGCGGAAAAGCGTAAAATCACCACCACATCACAGGGCATCAAATCGCTCTATTACATTGGTGGCCTGGCGGAAGGCACGGAAACCATTGCCATCTTCGTCGCCTTTTGCCTGTTTCCAGGCTGGTTTGCCTGGATCGCCTACGCGTTTGCTGCCATCTGTTTCGTGACGGCAGCAAACCGTGTGGTCATTGGCTGGATATCGCTGAAATCCGACTAA